In the genome of Acidobacteriota bacterium, the window GTGGGTTTCCCGAGATCGATGAGGACCCCCCCCGAGCTCAACTTCAGCCGTTCCATCTCCTGGACGACGCGCTCCCCGGACGGGTCGTTGCCGATGACCCCCAGCAGGACGGGCACCCCGCCGAGGGCGCGGATGTTGGCCGCCACGTTCCCCGCACCGCCGAGGTGGTACTCCTCCGAGCGCATCGCCACCACGGGGACGGGCGCTTCCGGTGAAATGCGGTCCACGGCGCCCCGGATGAAGTGATCGAGGATGATATCCCCGATGACCAGGATCCGCTTTCCCCGAAACATTCGGATCTGCTCGTAGACAGGGTTGAAGAGCGATTCGTTTCTGGGCATTGAACGTCCTCGCGTCCAGGATGAGGGTCTTTCCGAAATCGTATCTTACACCGGACCGGACCGGCGATCAACGAGGGAAATGCACCGCCGGGGGGCGGCAGTCGCTTCGGCAGCCGGTGCGGCCTTCCGTTGCGGGCTTTGCGACATTGGCGAGAGCCGATCCGGATCATGATCTCGCCAAGGCGCAAAGCTCGCAAAGAACACCGGATCGCCGGGGATGCCGGCAAGGGGTACGAAAGCTCGCCTTCACCGGGTCGCCGCGCCGCCGGCAGAGACCTTCCGGAATATCGCTCTCACATCTGAATTCCCTGTTCGTGTGGTTCATGTGGTTCGTGGTTATTTTTAGGTTTATCCGGGTCAGGGGATTTCCCTTCGATTTGTCTTCACCGCCGGGAGCCCGCTCGGGTATAATGCGGTTTTTATCTTCGCCCGGTGGGGGTGAGGCATGGAATACCCGAAGTTCATTTTCGTCACCGGTGGCGTGTTGTCCTCACTCGGCAAGGGGATCGCGGCGGCTTCCATCGGCGCCCTGCTGAAAGCCTGCGGCTACACGGTCTCCATCGCCAAGCTGGACCCCTATCTGAACGTGGACCCCGGCACCATGAGCCCCTTCCAGCACGGGGAGGTCTTCGTCACCGACGACGGGGCCGAGACCGACCTGGACCTGGGCCACTACGAACGCTTCACCGGCGCCCGCCTGACGAAGGACCACAACCTGACCGCCGGGAAGATCTACCTCCAGGTGATCCGAAAGGAACGCCGGGGAGATTACCTGGGAAAGACCGTCCAGGTCATCCCGCAGGTCACCGACGAGATCAAGCAGGGGATCCTCAAGCTCTCCCGGAACTCCCAGGTCACCATCGTGGAGATCGGCGGCACGGTGGGCGACATCGAGAGCCTTCCCTTCCTGGAATCCATCCGCCAGATGCGCAACGAACTGGGCGAGAAACGGACCGTCTTCACCCACCTGACCCTGGTTCCCTTCGTCCGGACCTCGGGGGAGTTGAAGACCAAGCCCACCCAGCACAGCGTCAAGGAACTCCGGGAGATCGGCATCCAGCCGGACCTCATCCTCTGCCGCTGCGAGCAGGACCTCCCCGAGGACATCAAGGCGAAGATCTCCCTCTTCTGCAACGTCCGGACCGCCGACGTCATCTCGGCCGTGGACGTGAAGAACATCTACGAGGTCCCCCTGAAGTACCGCGACCAGGGCCTCGTGGAGCGTCTCATCCAGCGGCTGGACCTCCCGGCGCCCGCCGTGGACCTCTCCCGCTGGGAGGGGCTGATCCGGCGCATGGAGGCCCGCGCCGAGACCGTCACCGTGGCCATGGTAGGCAAGTACACGCACCTGATCGACTCGTACAAGAGCCTTTACGAGGCCATGGTCCACGGCGGCATCGCCAACGACGTCCGGGTGGACATGAAGTGGATCGACTCGGAGGAGATCACCCGCGACAACGCGGCTGAAACCCTGGCGGGCTGTCACGCCGTCCTGGTGCCGGGGGGCTTCGGCACCCGGGGCATCGACGGGAAAATCGACGCCATCCGCTACGCCCGGGAACGGAAGGTCCCCTTCTTCGGGATCTGCCTCGGCATGCAGTGCGCCGTCATCGAGTACGCCCGGAACGTCTGCGGTCTCCCCGAGGCCTCGTCCACCGAGTTCGACCCGGGCACCCCCGTGAAAATTTTCTACAAGCTCCGGGAACTCCTGGGGGTCGAGGAGATGGGGGGCAACATGAGGCTGGGCGCCTACGCCTGCCGTCTCCGGGAGGGGACGCTGGCGTCCCGGGTTTACGGGGCCGCCGAGGTGGGGGAGCGCCACCGCCACCGGTACGAGTTCAACCGGGCCTACCAGGAGACCTTGGAACAGAACGGGATGGTGGTCTCGGGCATCAGCCCCGACGAGAAATTCGTGGAGATCGTGGAGATCCCCGCCCACCCGTGGTTCTTCGGGTGCCAGTTCCACCCGGAGTTCAAGTCGCTTCCGCTGGAGCCGCACCCGGTCTTCGTGGACTTCATCCGGGCCGCGCTGCTCAACAAGCGCGGTAACCTCGGAGTGTAGAATGATCCAATCCTTCCAGGTCGGCAATGTCCGTGTGGGTGGCACCGAGGCCGCGCCGTTCTTCATCGCGGGCCCCTGCGTCATCGAGAGCGAGGCGCACGCCCTGCGCATGGCCCGGCTCCTGACGGAGATCTTCGGGCGGGTGGGCATCCCCTTCATCTTCAAGGCGTCCTACGACAAGGCCAACCGCAGCTCCATCCGGTCGTTCCGCGGGCCCGGCCTCGTGGAGGGGACCCGCATCCTGAAGACGGTCCGGGACACCTTCGGCGTGCCGATCCTCACCGACGTCCACGCCGTGCACGAGGTCGAAACGGCGGCGGAGGCGGCGGACGTCCTCCAGGTCCCGGCCTTCCTCTGCCGTCAGACGGACCTGGTGGTGGAGGCCGGGCGCTCGGGGCGCGTCGTGAACGTGAAGAAGGGGCAGTTCCTGGCGCCCTGGGACATGGGCAACGTGGTGGAGAAGATCCGCTCCACGGGCAACGACCGGATCATCCTCACCGAGCGGGGTCACACCCTGGGCTACAACAACCTGGTGGTGGACTTCCGCGCCTTCGCCATCCTGCGGGAGACGGGCTGCCCGGTGGTCTTCGACGCCACCCACGCGGTGCAGATCCCCGGCGGGCTCGGCGATGCCTCGGGCGGTGACGCC includes:
- a CDS encoding CTP synthase; amino-acid sequence: MEYPKFIFVTGGVLSSLGKGIAAASIGALLKACGYTVSIAKLDPYLNVDPGTMSPFQHGEVFVTDDGAETDLDLGHYERFTGARLTKDHNLTAGKIYLQVIRKERRGDYLGKTVQVIPQVTDEIKQGILKLSRNSQVTIVEIGGTVGDIESLPFLESIRQMRNELGEKRTVFTHLTLVPFVRTSGELKTKPTQHSVKELREIGIQPDLILCRCEQDLPEDIKAKISLFCNVRTADVISAVDVKNIYEVPLKYRDQGLVERLIQRLDLPAPAVDLSRWEGLIRRMEARAETVTVAMVGKYTHLIDSYKSLYEAMVHGGIANDVRVDMKWIDSEEITRDNAAETLAGCHAVLVPGGFGTRGIDGKIDAIRYARERKVPFFGICLGMQCAVIEYARNVCGLPEASSTEFDPGTPVKIFYKLRELLGVEEMGGNMRLGAYACRLREGTLASRVYGAAEVGERHRHRYEFNRAYQETLEQNGMVVSGISPDEKFVEIVEIPAHPWFFGCQFHPEFKSLPLEPHPVFVDFIRAALLNKRGNLGV
- the kdsA gene encoding 3-deoxy-8-phosphooctulonate synthase, translating into MIQSFQVGNVRVGGTEAAPFFIAGPCVIESEAHALRMARLLTEIFGRVGIPFIFKASYDKANRSSIRSFRGPGLVEGTRILKTVRDTFGVPILTDVHAVHEVETAAEAADVLQVPAFLCRQTDLVVEAGRSGRVVNVKKGQFLAPWDMGNVVEKIRSTGNDRIILTERGHTLGYNNLVVDFRAFAILRETGCPVVFDATHAVQIPGGLGDASGGDARFIEPLARGAAAFGVDGLFFEVHDDPARALCDGPNALHSDRFEALVRRILAVAKATNGEEGIQNSEFRIQNGEG